GACCGGCGAGTTCACCAACGTCGACGTGCAGTACGCCTACTCGATCCTCCGGCGCGACGGACGACGGCGCCTCGACGCGACCGCCGACTCCGATCGCTTCGCGCCGTTCGAGGGGAGCGAGGTCCGCGTCACCGACCGGGTCGACTGCATCGCGGTCAAGCTCAGCGGCTCGCTCTCGGAGCCGGGTGCCAACCCGCTGTTCCTGCTGGGCGACGGCAGCCAGTCCGAAAGCCACTACGCCGTCCTCACCCGTGAGACGTCGCTCAACCGCCCGCTGCTGGAGGCGGGCTACGGCGATGTCCTGATCTTCGAATCGGTCCTCGTGCTCTGGAACGACGACGAGGGGGCCTACAACCTCGTGGTCGACGAGGAGACGGTCGTCGACCGGGTCGGATAACGGCACTTTTCGTCCCCGGCGTCCGAGTCGGGGGTATGGACACCGACCTCGAGATCCTGCTGACCAACGACGACGGGATCGACAGCCCCGGCTTCCGCGCGCTCCACGACGCGCTCTCGGAGGTGGCGAACGTCGTCGCCGTCGCGCCGGCGGACGACCAGAGCGCGGTCGGCCGGACCATGTCGAACGAGGTGAGCGTCGAGGACCACGAGCTCGGCTTCGCGATCGGGGGCACGCCGGTCGACTGTATCGTCGCGGGCCTCGAGGCGCTGGGCCCCGCGCCGGACCTCGTGGTCTCGGGCTGTAACACCGGCGCGAACCTCGGGGCCTACGTGCTGGGGCGCTCGGGCACCGTCAGCGCCGCCGTCGAGGCGGCCTTCTGTGGGGTGCCCGCGATCGCCGTCTCGCTCCACATCCCGGAAGAGGAGTGGCCCCGCGAGCCCGCCGTCGAGGAGTACGCGGAGGCCTGCCGGGCAACCAGACACCTCGTCGAGCTGGCGCCCGTCCGCGGCGTCTTCGAGCACGCCGACTACCTGAACGTCAACGCGCCGATCGCGGGCGAGGAGCCCGCGCCGATGCGGGTGACCCGCCCCTCGACGGTCTACGAGATGGCCGCGACACAGGACGGCGACTCGATCACGCTGCGCGACCTCACCTGGGAGACGCTCGGCGCGGGCGAGGTCGACGACCCCGAGGGGACCGACCGACGGGCGATCGCCGACGGCGAGGTCAGCGTCTCGCCGCTGACCGCCCCCCACACGACCGAGCACCACGAGGCGCTCGACCGGCTCGCAGACGAGTACTAGAGCGACAGCGCCGAGAGGACGATCGCCAGACAGAACAGCGCGAGGAGGACGAGCCCGGCCCGCACGAGCACCCGCCGGTAGGTCCCCAGGGCGACGGCGGCGTCGACGGGGCCGCTCGACCGATCCTGCCGCCCTCGGCGTCGGTTTCGGTCCCGCCGGCCCCGGCTTCGTCCCCGAGCACCCCGGCCGGTTCGGCGGCGCGATCCGGACCCGGATCGCCGGCGCGCATTCGACCGACGCCGGGCGTTTCGGGGGGTGTCGACCGGCCACTCCTCGCCGTCGAGGTGGCGAAGCGCGTACCGGCGGTGGCCGAGCGCGTCGTAGCGCCTTCGGCTCTCCCTATCGAGCAGCACGTCCCGGGCGGTGGTGAGCCGGCGGAACTCCCCGGCGTCGCCGCCGGCGTCGGGGTGGTGACGCTTGACCCGCTCGCGGTAGGCACGACGGATCGCCTCGGGGTCGGCGTCCGGGTCGACGCCGAGAACGTCGTACAGCGTCTCCATCCGCCGGCCACTACGGAGCGGGGCATCAAAGCCGCTCGGATGCTATCCCCCCTCCTCGTCGTCCTTGCTCGGCCGGCTGATCGCCAGGAACGGCCGCTCGCCCGGTTCCCTGTACTCCTCGCGGTAGTGGCGGCGGGCGGTGACGTAGCTCGTGTAGATCAGCACGACGAAGAAGAGCGTGAAGGGAAGCGCCATTACGGGGGAGAACGCCTCCATCGCGCTGAAGGCGGGCAGGTTGAGCGTCATGATCCCCAGCACGGTGAGCAGGGCCCCCCACCACGCCCGATTCCTGGCGTTGGGGTCCTCCTCGCCGAGGGTGATCGCGCTCAGC
The sequence above is a segment of the Halalkalicoccus tibetensis genome. Coding sequences within it:
- a CDS encoding J domain-containing protein, with amino-acid sequence METLYDVLGVDPDADPEAIRRAYRERVKRHHPDAGGDAGEFRRLTTARDVLLDRESRRRYDALGHRRYALRHLDGEEWPVDTPRNARRRSNARRRSGSGSRRRTGRGARGRSRGRRDRNRRRGRQDRSSGPVDAAVALGTYRRVLVRAGLVLLALFCLAIVLSALSL
- the surE gene encoding 5'/3'-nucleotidase SurE, whose translation is MDTDLEILLTNDDGIDSPGFRALHDALSEVANVVAVAPADDQSAVGRTMSNEVSVEDHELGFAIGGTPVDCIVAGLEALGPAPDLVVSGCNTGANLGAYVLGRSGTVSAAVEAAFCGVPAIAVSLHIPEEEWPREPAVEEYAEACRATRHLVELAPVRGVFEHADYLNVNAPIAGEEPAPMRVTRPSTVYEMAATQDGDSITLRDLTWETLGAGEVDDPEGTDRRAIADGEVSVSPLTAPHTTEHHEALDRLADEY